Proteins from one Limanda limanda chromosome 4, fLimLim1.1, whole genome shotgun sequence genomic window:
- the ccndbp1 gene encoding cyclin-D1-binding protein 1 homolog, with protein sequence MSSGTSDGNISVPLRNLLNSAHCVRDRVRDGESNESDGAFNLANFWDTLNQAVKAVSQEATKLSLAFSKPPLPSQQDTEKLAESTMKSILTLSMVYYWLPKSQGVSLRRQVRDATVEVLDGVSQLVEVILSSPLQSLSQEQLTSTGTVWSACDQFAQLPKDNKAAVLVVLSAQIGVVKDAIEEIEQALSEVQDPFNDILDDIQEGDEPRGNQDTYWSEKDRLVIGPCHGLIKASAACLKKIMSTVKANGDVTTSQNLSQLDDLADITKEISPGVDDLALCLYPPMDYSGVESNVTKLAALLKKVLEIIRSSHVCGESELTWVQFLDGAVDHNLQKAKDLIQQDS encoded by the exons ATGAGCTCAGGAACCAGCGACGGGAACATTTCGGTTCCCTTACGGAACCTGCTGAACTCTGCGCACTGCGTCAGGGACCGAGTCCGAG ACGGAGAATCCAACGAGTCGGACGGAGCGTTCAACCTCGCCAACTTCTGGGACACGCTGA ACCAGGCCGTGAAGGCCGTGTCCCAGGAAGCCACCAAACTCAGTCTGGCCTTTTCCAAACCGCCGCTGCCGTCGCAACAG GATACGGAGAAGTTGGCGGAGTCCACCATGAAGAGCATCCTCACCCTGTCCATGGTGTATTACTGGTTACCCAAGAGCCAAG GCGTCAGTTTGCGGCGTCAGGTCCGAGACGCCACCGTGGAGGTTCTGGACGGTGTCTCACAGCTGGTGGAGGTCATACTGAGTTCACCACTGCAGAG TCTGTCCCAGGAACAGTTGACCTCAACAGGAACCGTGTGGTCAGCCTGTGACCAGTTTGCCCAGTTACCAAAAG ATAATAAAGCAGCTGTGCTCGTGGTTCTGTCTGCTCAGATCGGAGTTGTCAAAGACGCCATAGAGGAAATtgaacag GCCTTATCTGAGGTCCAGGATCCGTTCAACGATATCCTGGACGACATCCAGGAAGGGGATGAGCCTCGAGGCAACCAGGACACATACTGGTCAGAAAAGGACCggcttgtgattggtccgtGCCACGGCCTGATTAAGGCGTCGGCGGCGTGCCTGAAGAAAATTATGTCAACTGTCAAAGCCAACGGTGACGTCACCACATCTCAGAATCTGTCTCAACTCGACGACCTGGCTGACATTACCAAGGAAATAAGCcctgg TGTTGATGATCTGGCTCTGTGTCTGTACCCGCCCATGGACTACAGTGGAGTAGAGAGCAAT GTGACTAAATTGGCAGCACTGCTAAAGAAAGTCCTGGAGATCATCAG GTCCAGTCACGTGTGCGGCGAGTCGGAGCTGACCTGGGTTCAGTTCTTAGACGGAGCCGTCGACCACAACCTGCAGAAAGCCAAAGACCTCATTCAGCAGGACAGCTAG